From a single Salvelinus sp. IW2-2015 linkage group LG22, ASM291031v2, whole genome shotgun sequence genomic region:
- the LOC111949893 gene encoding zinc finger FYVE domain-containing protein 1, whose amino-acid sequence MSEVLMKEMEEVSLCHIKTEDHPENGRSFLLVGEQENLQVHXEAQFLERLGCGDMQGIKVLSIFGNTGDGKSHTLNHILFGGDTIFYTSKSPSSCTVGVWAGFDPGLGLVALDTEGLLGAAANQNQRMRLLLKVLAVSDVVVYRTRAERLHNDMFQFLSSASGAYLKHFTPELRALSSRCGMDVPLSSLGPAVIVFQETTHTQLLGHERTDVPGYADTQLQRRFHDLGLGTEAFSSVQYVGTQTITPPTNYSLLLEAVRQQVRNNATRSPRQPAIVFSALQALSDRFCGEILDDKIPLYSFFPDEYFTCSSVCLSCNIRCKNGMNHLRDRVPHLADGLCQYAHQYNNKVLICKRCYEGGREVIVIPKTSASTDNPWFGLAKFAWSGYVLECGSCGIIYRSRQYWLGNQDPESGVVRPEVKHVWEGSEAFLTDHQNAAQRVLDGMNFVIQSVSEYSTGPTKAVTSWLTDQVAPLYWRPNTDITMCHCCKKPFEEAERKHHCRWCGEGFCQACSTRRMPVPERGWGSTPVRVCDTCHRQGGTDTTNQVSVVEPRGLMARRVTEVAQSTLDMVTTAVDYPLCFVKGVARPDYWIPDQQIVQCHKCSKAFTPSMSKHHCRACGQGVCSGCSSKSRPVPSRGWDHPVRVCDDCASLKGSL is encoded by the exons GTCCACYATGAGGCTCAGTTCCTGGAGAGGCTGGGCTGCGGTGACATGCAGGGCATCAAGGTCCTCTCCATCTTTGGCAACACGGGCGACGGCAAGTCCCACACCCTCAACCATATCCTGTTTGGCGGGGATACCATATTCTACACCTCCAAGTCCCCCAGCTCCTGCACAGTGGGCGTGTGGGCCGGCTTTGACCCCGGGCTGGGCCTGGTGGCTCTGGACACAGAGGGCCTGCTGGGGGCGGCGGCCAACCAGAACCAGCGCATGCGTCTGCTGCTGAAGGTGCTGGCCGTATCGGATGTGGTGGTGTACCGCACGCGGGCCGAGAGGCTGCACAACGACATGTTCCAGTTCCTAAGCAGCGCCTCAGGGGCCTACCTGAAGCACTTCACCCCCGAGCTGCGCGCCCTCTCCAGCCGCTGTGGCATGGacgttcccctctcctccctgggGCCGGCGGTCATCGTGTTCCAGGAGACCACCCACACCCAGCTACTGGGCCATG AGCGAACAGATGTCCCTGGCTATGCAGACACTCAGCTCCAGAGGCGCTTCCATGACCTGGGCCTGGGTACAGAGGCCTTCAGCTCAGTGCAGTACGTGGGCACACAGACCATCACTCCACCGACCAACTACTCTCTGCTCCTGGAGGCTGTACGCCAGCAAGTCAGGAACAATGCCACCCGATCGCCCCGTCAACCTGCCATCGTCTTCAGCGCTCtgcag GCCCTGAGTGACAGGTTCTGTGGGGAGATCTTAGACGACAAAATCCCCCTCTACTCCTTCTTCCCTGACGAATACTTCACCTGCTCTTCAGTCTGCCTCAGCTGCAA CATCCGCTGTAAGAACGGGATGAACCATCTAAGAGACAGGGTCCCTCACCTGGCAGACGGACTGTGTCAGTACGCTCACCAGTACAACAACAAGGTCCTCATCTGCAAG AGGTGCTATGAGGGTGGCAGGGAGGTTATTGTCATTCCTAAAACCTCAGCCTCCACAGACAACCCCTGGTTTGGGTTGGCAAAGTTCGCCTGGTCTGG GTATGTCCTGGAGTGTGGCAGCTGTGGTATCATCTACCGCAGCCGGCAGTACTGGCTGGGCAACCAGGACCCAGAGAGCGGCGTGGTGCGGCCCGAGGTCAAACACGTCTGGGAGGGG TCTGAGGCCTTCCTGACAGACCACCAGAATGCGGCGCAGAGGGTGCTGGATGGGATGAACTTTGTGATCCAGTCTGTGTCGGAGTACAGCACGGGCCCCACCAAGGCTGTCACGTCCTGGCTGACTGACCAGGTGGCCCCGCTCTATTGGAGACCCAACACGGACATCACC ATGTGTCACTGCTGTAAGAAGCCCtttgaggaggcagagaggaagcaCCACTGTCGTTGGTGTGGCGAGGGCTTCTGCCAGGCCTGCTCCACCCGCAGGATGCCCGTACCCGAGAGGGGCTGGGGAAGCACCCCCGTCCGGGTCTGTGACACCTGCCACCGCCAGGGAGGGACCGACACCACCAACCAGG TGTCTGTGGTGGAGCCGCGGGGGCTGATGGCCCGCAGGGTGACAGAGGTGGCCCAGTCTACTCTAGACATGGTCACCACTGCAGTGGACTACCCTCTGT GCTTTGTGAAGGGAGTGGCCCGGCCTGACTACTGGATCCCCGACCAGCAGATCGTGCAGTGCCACAAGTGCAGCAAAGCCTTCACCCCCAGTATGTCCAAGCACCACTGCCGGGCATGTGGCCAGGGTGTCTGCAGCGGTTGCTCCTCAAAGAGCCGCCCAGTGCCCTCCCGTGGCTGGGACCACCCTGTCCGCGTCTGTGACGACTGCGCCAGCCTCAAGGGCAGCCTGTGA